One segment of Candidatus Blochmannia ocreatus DNA contains the following:
- the cysE gene encoding serine O-acetyltransferase — protein sequence MNNLHIAQKNFSIPKNVLEIIWNNIQIESRLLIDSEPILTNFIYNSLLKHKSFKDALIHIIAKKLANIDVSITGILKIIQNIYDSDENIITAAAKDIYAIHANDPAITKYITPFLYLKGFHTLQIHRISNWLWHNNRQELAIYLYNYNTKTFNVDIHPAANIGCGVMMDHATGIVIGETSVIENNVTIMQSVTLGSTGKTQGNRHPKIRQKAMIGAGSIILGNIEIGYGAKIGAGSVVLHSVPPYSTVTGIPAKLIKKL from the coding sequence ATGAATAATTTACATATTGCCCAAAAAAATTTTTCTATTCCTAAAAATGTACTAGAAATTATTTGGAATAATATTCAAATTGAATCAAGATTATTAATTGATTCTGAACCTATTTTAACTAATTTCATATATAACTCCTTATTAAAACATAAAAGTTTTAAGGATGCATTAATACATATTATTGCTAAAAAATTAGCTAATATAGATGTATCTATCACTGGTATATTAAAAATAATACAAAACATATATGATTCTGATGAAAATATAATTACTGCTGCTGCAAAAGATATTTATGCAATACACGCGAATGATCCAGCTATAACTAAATACATTACTCCTTTCTTATATTTAAAAGGATTTCATACTTTGCAAATTCATCGAATTTCAAATTGGTTGTGGCACAATAATCGTCAAGAACTAGCTATATATCTCTATAATTATAACACTAAGACTTTTAATGTAGATATTCACCCTGCTGCTAATATTGGATGCGGTGTCATGATGGATCATGCAACTGGTATAGTAATAGGAGAAACGTCAGTAATAGAAAATAATGTAACTATAATGCAATCAGTAACTTTAGGTAGTACTGGAAAAACTCAAGGAAATCGTCACCCTAAAATTAGACAAAAAGCAATGATAGGCGCTGGATCTATTATTTTAGGGAATATTGAAATAGGATATGGAGCTAAAATTGGAGCGGGTTCAGTTGTATTGCATTCTGTACCGCCTTATTCCACTGTAACAGGTATACCAGCGAAACTAATCAAAAAACTTTAA
- the pfkA gene encoding 6-phosphofructokinase — MIKKIGVLTSGGDSPGMNAAIRGVVRAGLSEGLEIYGIYDGYLGLFQNRMIRLNHRSVSEIINRGGTFLGSARFPEFKDNSTRIVAINNLNIHHIDALVVIGGDGSYLGAKKLNDAGLPCIGLPGTIDNDVAGTDYTIGYFTALNTIVDAIDKLRDTSSSHQRISIIEVMGRYCGDLTMAAAIAGGCEFIVVPEIEFNENDLVNEIKSGISKGKKHAIITITEHICNIVCLAQYIEQKTGRETRATVLGYLQRGGKPVAYDRILASRMGAYSIELLLQGHTGRCIGIQNEKLVHHDIGNATQCTRRPFRTDLLQIAKKLF, encoded by the coding sequence ATGATCAAAAAAATAGGAGTATTAACAAGCGGAGGAGATTCTCCTGGAATGAATGCAGCCATCAGAGGTGTAGTACGAGCTGGACTTTCTGAAGGATTAGAAATTTATGGAATATATGACGGCTATTTAGGTTTATTCCAAAACCGTATGATACGATTAAACCATCGTAGTGTTTCAGAAATAATAAATCGAGGAGGTACTTTTCTAGGGTCTGCTCGTTTCCCCGAATTCAAAGATAACTCTACTAGAATCGTGGCCATTAACAATCTTAATATACATCATATTGATGCACTAGTTGTTATTGGAGGAGATGGATCATATTTAGGCGCTAAAAAATTAAACGATGCAGGATTGCCTTGTATAGGATTACCAGGAACGATTGATAATGATGTTGCAGGGACTGACTATACTATAGGTTATTTTACAGCGCTAAATACTATCGTAGATGCTATCGACAAATTACGTGATACATCTTCTTCTCATCAACGAATTTCTATTATAGAAGTTATGGGACGTTATTGTGGAGATTTAACTATGGCTGCAGCAATTGCCGGTGGATGTGAATTTATTGTAGTCCCAGAAATAGAATTTAATGAAAATGATTTAGTAAATGAGATTAAATCTGGAATCTCTAAAGGAAAGAAACATGCAATCATCACTATTACCGAACACATATGCAACATAGTATGTTTAGCTCAATATATTGAGCAAAAAACTGGCAGGGAAACCCGGGCTACTGTATTAGGATATTTGCAACGAGGAGGTAAACCAGTAGCATACGATCGAATTTTAGCTTCCAGAATGGGTGCGTATTCCATAGAACTCCTTTTACAAGGACACACTGGTAGGTGCATTGGTATTCAAAACGAAAAACTAGTACATCACGACATAGGCAACGCTACGCAATGCACACGTAGACCGTTTCGAACAGATTTGTTACAAATAGCTAAAAAACTTTTTTAA
- the grxC gene encoding glutaredoxin 3, with product MINIEIYTKKNCPYCDRAKKLLIKKSLNFTEISIDNLQLSNNIVKTMIERSNGRTTVPQIFINNKHIGGSDDLILLNDSGKLDILLK from the coding sequence ATGATTAATATTGAAATTTATACAAAAAAAAACTGCCCATACTGTGATCGTGCTAAAAAATTACTAATAAAAAAATCACTAAATTTTACAGAAATTTCTATAGATAATCTTCAATTATCAAACAATATTGTAAAAACTATGATAGAAAGATCTAACGGACGCACCACGGTTCCTCAAATTTTCATAAATAATAAACATATTGGAGGATCAGATGATTTGATTCTATTAAATGATTCAGGAAAATTAGATATACTGTTAAAATAG
- the tpiA gene encoding triose-phosphate isomerase, with protein MRNSLIVGNWKLNGNKYHITNSVAKLVELCASISRSYIAIAPPVVYLDMVRRNLRDSCIKLCAQNVDPYISGAFTGDVSPIMLQDLNVKYVLIGHSERRIYHNEYDAYVAQKFCIVKKIGLIPILCIGENKKEHACGYTESVCLNQIKVIIKLSGGTVEVFKDSIIAYEPVWAIGSGVSAVPEEVQMIHKSIRNYIESYSINIASSVRILYGGSVTPENVVNFLNQKDIDGVLIGSASLDADKFHDIIKLSEKLN; from the coding sequence GTGAGAAATTCGTTAATAGTAGGAAATTGGAAATTAAATGGTAATAAGTATCATATAACTAACTCCGTTGCTAAGTTAGTAGAGTTATGTGCTTCTATTTCCAGAAGTTATATAGCTATTGCGCCACCGGTTGTATATTTAGATATGGTAAGACGTAATTTGAGAGATAGTTGCATTAAGTTGTGCGCACAAAATGTAGATCCTTATATATCTGGAGCGTTTACCGGAGATGTTTCTCCGATTATGTTGCAAGATCTTAATGTTAAATATGTGTTAATTGGTCATTCTGAACGTAGAATTTATCATAATGAATATGATGCATATGTTGCGCAAAAGTTTTGTATTGTAAAAAAAATAGGATTAATTCCAATTTTATGTATAGGAGAAAATAAAAAAGAACATGCATGCGGATATACTGAATCAGTATGCCTTAATCAGATTAAAGTTATTATTAAATTATCAGGGGGAACAGTAGAGGTTTTTAAAGATTCAATTATTGCTTATGAACCCGTGTGGGCTATAGGTAGTGGTGTAAGCGCTGTACCTGAAGAAGTGCAGATGATACACAAGTCAATTCGCAATTATATAGAAAGTTACAGTATTAATATAGCTAGCAGCGTAAGAATTTTGTATGGCGGTTCTGTAACTCCAGAAAATGTTGTTAATTTTTTAAATCAAAAAGATATTGATGGTGTTTTAATAGGTTCAGCATCTTTAGATGCAGATAAGTTTCATGATATTATAAAATTATCAGAAAAGTTAAATTAA
- the gpsA gene encoding NAD(P)H-dependent glycerol-3-phosphate dehydrogenase, protein MKNASKKTIYPDITIIGAGSYGTAMAITLSDNGRTVLLWGHNPIHIHKLNTQRCNPTYLPEIHFPKLLYPEASLTKAVSNCKNILIAVPSYVFNEVLTQIKKSKPQRNTRIIIASKGLEPQTGRLLQDVVYDIFGKNTPIAIISGPTFAKEIAIGLPTAIILASSDSVVTHDLQQILHCNKNFKIYNSTDTIGVQIAGAVKNIIAIGAGISDGMRLGANARTALITRGLAEMSRLGLAIGAQSKTFMGLAGIGDLLLTCSDNQSRNRKFGMLLGQGLDKNKAQKIVKQTIEGLYNIKEVHMLSKQHNIYMPITTQIYNILHHKKNIHDAAISLLRDTQKHNLHKTTKFFDN, encoded by the coding sequence ATGAAAAACGCTTCTAAGAAGACTATATATCCTGATATAACTATCATTGGAGCTGGTTCTTACGGTACGGCTATGGCTATAACTTTATCTGATAACGGACGCACGGTATTATTATGGGGACATAATCCTATACATATACATAAACTTAACACGCAACGGTGTAACCCAACTTATCTACCCGAAATTCATTTTCCAAAATTATTATATCCAGAAGCATCTTTAACAAAAGCCGTATCTAATTGTAAAAATATATTAATAGCTGTTCCAAGCTACGTATTCAACGAAGTTTTAACACAAATAAAAAAATCAAAACCACAACGCAATACTCGTATTATTATCGCATCTAAAGGCTTAGAACCCCAAACCGGACGATTATTACAAGACGTAGTATATGATATATTTGGTAAAAACACTCCTATTGCGATAATATCTGGGCCTACTTTTGCTAAAGAAATTGCTATAGGTTTACCTACAGCTATCATATTAGCTTCTAGTGATTCTGTTGTAACTCATGATTTACAACAAATATTACACTGCAATAAAAACTTTAAAATTTATAATAGTACAGATACTATTGGTGTACAAATCGCTGGAGCAGTGAAAAATATCATAGCTATTGGAGCAGGTATCTCTGATGGAATGAGATTAGGTGCTAATGCACGAACTGCGTTAATTACACGGGGTTTAGCAGAAATGTCAAGACTTGGATTAGCTATCGGAGCACAATCAAAGACCTTTATGGGATTAGCTGGAATAGGAGATCTTCTGTTAACTTGTTCCGACAATCAATCAAGAAACCGTAAATTTGGAATGCTATTAGGACAAGGACTCGACAAAAATAAAGCACAAAAAATAGTTAAACAAACAATAGAAGGATTATACAATATAAAAGAAGTACATATGCTATCTAAACAACATAATATCTATATGCCCATTACCACTCAAATATACAACATACTACATCACAAAAAAAATATTCATGATGCAGCTATCTCTTTATTAAGAGATACACAAAAACATAACTTACATAAAACAACTAAATTTTTTGACAATTAA
- the secB gene encoding protein-export chaperone SecB, translating into MQKNNDKISFCIQRIYVKDISFESPNTPEIFQIHWSPKIQVDLNTNSKNIYKDIYEVTLCVTATAKIGENTAFLCQIKQAGIFNISGLNDTQIARYLHVYCPEILFPYVNECFNNQISKGSFPQINLNPINFNTLFIQSLKKNNNNNKTTN; encoded by the coding sequence GTGCAAAAAAATAACGATAAAATATCATTTTGTATACAAAGAATTTACGTTAAAGATATTTCATTCGAATCACCAAATACTCCCGAGATTTTCCAGATTCATTGGAGTCCTAAAATTCAAGTTGATTTAAATACTAATTCTAAGAACATATATAAAGATATATATGAAGTAACATTATGTGTTACTGCAACTGCAAAAATTGGCGAAAATACAGCTTTTTTATGTCAAATTAAACAAGCTGGTATTTTTAATATATCAGGACTGAACGACACACAAATAGCACGTTATCTTCACGTATATTGTCCAGAGATATTATTTCCATATGTTAATGAATGTTTTAATAATCAAATATCTAAAGGATCATTTCCCCAAATTAATTTAAATCCAATAAATTTTAATACCTTATTTATACAATCTTTAAAAAAAAACAATAACAATAATAAAACTACAAATTAA
- a CDS encoding rhodanese-like domain-containing protein, giving the protein MIYIEEIKTFIQQHMILCAIWIVLLVLVISTSINNWIFRNSEIKSNKAVLLINKKNAIVIDIRNKDDYKSGHIINSLHILISDIKNNNIYKLKKFKKSPLIIVHDNNIIAHSVRRNLCKLKFEEVYVLHGGIIGWKTGNFPVLLK; this is encoded by the coding sequence ATGATTTATATAGAAGAAATAAAAACATTTATACAACAACATATGATATTATGTGCCATATGGATAGTATTGTTAGTACTCGTTATATCAACATCGATTAACAATTGGATATTTAGAAACTCTGAAATTAAAAGCAATAAAGCTGTTTTATTGATTAATAAAAAAAACGCAATAGTCATAGATATACGTAACAAAGATGATTACAAATCAGGACATATAATAAATAGCCTCCATATATTAATATCAGATATTAAAAATAATAATATTTATAAATTAAAAAAGTTTAAAAAAAGTCCGTTAATTATAGTACATGATAATAACATAATTGCTCATTCCGTTAGGAGAAACTTATGTAAATTAAAATTTGAAGAAGTATATGTATTACATGGAGGTATAATCGGTTGGAAAACTGGAAATTTTCCTGTGTTATTGAAATAA
- the rfaD gene encoding ADP-glyceromanno-heptose 6-epimerase: MIIVTGGAGFVGCNLIRALNKIKRKDILVVDNLKNGKKYVNLIGLYITDYIDKNYFLKCLLTEPSYINNIDVVFHQGACSSTIEWDGEYMMRNNYQYSKELLSYCIKNHIPFIYASSASVYGKSTDTSLEHKQREKPINIYSYSKFLFDQYVRSILPKVTSQICGLRYFNVYGPYEMHKGNMASIIYRLYTQIKSKKHIKLFCGSNDIKRDFVYISDIVDINIWAWDTGISGIFDCGTGESQSFELIANIVLDFFDRDLTIKYIPMPSYLCNHYQFFTRANVEQLRIVGYEKKFFDVKNGIFNYLNWLLYNGI, from the coding sequence ATGATTATAGTTACAGGTGGTGCAGGTTTTGTGGGTTGTAATTTAATCAGAGCCTTAAATAAGATAAAACGTAAAGATATTTTAGTAGTAGATAATCTAAAAAATGGAAAAAAATATGTAAATTTAATAGGTTTGTACATTACAGATTATATAGATAAAAATTATTTTCTTAAATGTTTACTTACAGAACCTTCTTACATAAATAATATAGATGTGGTATTCCATCAAGGGGCTTGTTCTTCTACTATTGAGTGGGATGGAGAATATATGATGAGAAATAATTATCAGTATTCTAAAGAACTATTATCATATTGTATTAAAAATCATATTCCCTTTATATATGCTTCTTCTGCATCAGTATATGGAAAAAGTACTGATACATCGTTAGAGCACAAGCAACGTGAAAAACCTATAAATATATATAGTTATTCTAAGTTTTTATTTGATCAATATGTACGTTCTATTTTGCCAAAAGTTACCTCTCAGATATGTGGATTAAGATATTTTAATGTTTATGGTCCATATGAAATGCATAAAGGTAATATGGCTAGCATTATATATAGATTATATACACAGATTAAATCTAAAAAACATATAAAGCTATTTTGTGGTAGTAATGATATAAAAAGAGATTTTGTATATATTTCAGATATTGTGGATATAAATATTTGGGCCTGGGATACTGGAATATCCGGTATTTTTGATTGCGGTACTGGTGAATCCCAATCTTTTGAATTAATAGCTAATATTGTTTTAGATTTTTTCGATCGGGATTTAACTATTAAGTATATTCCTATGCCAAGCTATTTATGCAATCATTATCAATTTTTTACTAGGGCAAATGTTGAACAGTTAAGAATAGTGGGTTATGAAAAAAAATTTTTTGATGTAAAAAATGGTATATTTAATTATTTAAATTGGTTGTTATATAACGGTATTTAA